The following are encoded together in the Buteo buteo chromosome 2, bButBut1.hap1.1, whole genome shotgun sequence genome:
- the GJD4 gene encoding gap junction delta-4 protein: protein MERWDSLGFLIVTLNYNVTIVGKIWLMLIILLRMAVVVLAGYPLYQDEQERFVCNTLQPGCSNVCYDLFSPVSHFRFWLIQTVSILLPYAAFSIYVLHKVAMYIVRMHCLVHGCKGNKGLSSPKDLKELCRSAVVNRLDCGADNLSVLNFSGAYTVHLFFRTLLEAAFAAVQYFLFGFFVPERFSCYHSPCTSTVDCYISRPTEKSIMMIFIWGVSSLSFLLSVADLVCALQRMTARNQRNKLANLHVENECILNLPPVQHGSSSPPQNQDCPVSNSSQTSDGSCSLLSEEEEEAVLHPEVVSQQTASTNLNSNSNKPCILGEPAVKQDSTEEPLCAGDHQGTTCRHGRPKLQQDFIDTALTLRPQIKSHLGVSSSVVQSKLLGYYPSAELKNPDAQSNYSSTSCLRSKKSEWV, encoded by the exons ATGGAGCGCTGGGACTCGCTGGGATTTTTGATTGTCACACTCAACTATAATGTGACGATTGTAG gAAAGATCTGGCTAATGTTAATAATTCTGCTGAGGATGGCAGTGGTAGTATTAGCAGGCTATCCACTCTACCAAGATGAGCAGGAGCGCTTCGTCTGCAACACCCTGCAACCAGGATGCTCCAACGTTTGCTATGACTTGTTCTCTCCTGTATCTCACTTTAGATTCTGGCTCATTCAGACTGTGTCTATTCTGCTACCTTATGCTGCATTCAGCATTTATGTTTTGCACAAGGTAGCTATGTACATTGTAAGAATGCACTGTTTGGTGCATGGATGCAAAGGGAATAAGGGTTTATCAAGCCCCAAAGACCTGAAGGAGCTCTGTAGAAGTGCTGTTGTCAATAGATTAGATTGTGGTGCAGACAACCTAAGTGTCCTTAATTTTTCTGGGGCATATactgttcatcttttttttagGACACTACTTGAGGCTGCCTTTGCAGCTgtgcaatattttcttttcgGATTTTTTGTTCCTGAACGCTTTTCCTGCTACCATTCACCTTGTACAAGCACAGTTGACTGTTATATCTCCCGGCCCACTGAGAAATCCATCATGATGATTTTCATCTGGGGGGTCAGCAGCCTATCCTTTCTGCTTAGCGTTGCTGATCTTGTCTGTGCTCTCCAGAGAATGACAGCAAGAAACCAAAGGAACAAGCTGGCAAACCTCCATGTAGAGAATGAGTGCATTTTAAATCTTCCCCCAGTACAGCATGGTAGCTCTTCTCCACCTCAAAATCAAGACTGTCCAGTATCAAATAGCAGCCAGACCAGTGATGGCTCCTGCTCACTTCtctctgaagaggaagaagaggctgTTCTTCATCCTGAAGTGGTCTCTCAGCAAACTGCCAGCACTAACCTTAACAGCAACAGCAATAAGCCCTGTATATTAGGAGAACCTGCTGTTAAGCAAGACAGCACTGAAGAACCCTTGTGTGCTGGTGACCACCAAGGAACTACATGCAGGCACGGGAGACCCAAGCTTCAGCAAGACTTCATAGATACTGCCCTGACTTTGAGACCTCAGATCAAGTCGCACCTTGGCGTTTCTTCCTCTGTAGTTCAGAGCAAGCTTTTAGGATACTACCCTTCAGCTGAGCTAAAAAACCCTGATGCACAATCAAATTATAGCAGTACTAGTTGCTTGAGGTCAAAAAAGTCAGAATGGGTATAG